From one Trifolium pratense cultivar HEN17-A07 linkage group LG1, ARS_RC_1.1, whole genome shotgun sequence genomic stretch:
- the LOC123915158 gene encoding probable carboxylesterase 2, with product MSLIAEAPEFLQVFSDGTVKRFNPEISPPSLDSSKKYKSKDIIIDSSKPITGRIFIPNNIPPKKHLPLLVYFHGGGFCIGSTTWLGYHTFLGDFSVATQSIVVSVDYRLAPEHRLPTAYVDCYSSLEWIYENVKIEPFLRHADLSNVFLSGDSAGGNISHYVAVKAVQNNGFCPVKIKGVMLIHPYFGSEKRTEKEMEEEGFEEVRMNDMFWKLSLPEDSNRDFYGCNFEKDEVSESIWLKFPAIEVYVAGKDFLKERGVMYAEFVKKKGVRVVKVVEAEEEKHVFHVFYPESDATRLLQNQMSQFMKRYLN from the coding sequence atgtccTTAATAGCAGAAGCACCAGAGTTTCTTCAAGTGTTCTCAGATGGAACAGTGAAACGTTTCAATCCAGAAATATCACCACCATCATTAGATTCatcaaaaaaatacaaatcaaaagACATAATCATTGACTCATCAAAACCCATCACAGGAAGAATCTTCATTCCCAATAATATTCCCCCAAAAAAACACCTACCCCTCCTAGTTTATTTCCATGGTGGTGGCTTCTGCATTGGTTCAACAACATGGCTCGGTTACCACACGTTCCTCGGAGATTTCTCAGTTGCAACACAATCCATTGTTGTCTCTGTTGATTACCGGTTAGCGCCAGAGCACCGTCTTCCAACTGCTTATGTAGATTGTTACTCTTCTCTTGAATGGATTTatgaaaatgtaaaaattgAACCTTTTCTACGACATGCTGATTTATCAAATGTGTTTCTTTCTGGTGATAGTGCTGGTGGTAACATTTCACATTATGTTGCTGTTAAAGCTGTTCAAAATAATGGGTTTTGTCCTGTGAAAATTAAAGGGGTTATGCTTATTCATCCTTATTTTGGGAGTGAGAAAAGGACTGAGAAAGAGATGGAGGAAGAAGGTTTTGAAGAAGTTAGAATGAATGATATGTTTTGGAAATTGAGTTTGCCTGAAGATTCGAACCGCGATTTTTATGGTTGTAATTTTGAGAAAGATGAGGTTTCTGAGAGTATTTGGTTGAAGTTTCCTGCTATTGAGGTTTATGTTGCTGGTAAGGATTTTTTGAAGGAAAGAGGTGTTATGTATGCTGAATTTGTGAAGAAGAAAGGAGTGAGAGTTGTTAAGGTTGTCGAAGCTGAAGAAGAGAAACatgtttttcatgttttttatCCTGAATCTGATGCAACTAGGTTGCTTCAAAACCAAATGAGTCAGTTCATGAAGAGATATTTGAATTAA
- the LOC123893843 gene encoding probable polygalacturonase At3g15720 produces the protein MQDLLRIGLLIFSIVFCNSWVGFGQNTFNVLQYGAKGDGTSDDTQAFMQAWKALCGANQGNPTLVVPDGHSYFIREIIFKGPCKSQNLHIQINGKIVAPHRDTWGTCSKRWLYFFNVHGMTVDGSGVIDGQGDAWWSNLNGTKGCTGTPPTALLFERCDGLQLSGLTHINGPGMHIYVVHSQDVTISNINVKSPKDSHNTDGIDLSNSVRVNVHNSMIESGDDCIAIKGGSQFINITQVTCGPGTHGISVGSLGGGGATEFAEHITVKNCTFNGADSAVRIKTWPGGKGYVKDIIYDQIIVNQINNPIAIDQHYMRTPEKSQALKISDVTISNIYGTCSGDHAIALDCAKIGCDNITLQDIKITSVDPKKPSSAICNNVQLKSNNVSPALICLH, from the exons ATGCAGGACTTGCTTCGAATTGGTCTTTTGATATTTTCTATTGTATTTTGCAATTCATGGGTTGGATTTGGTCAAAATACATTTAACGTACTTCAATATGGTGCCAAAGGAGATGGCACTTCTGATGATACACAA GCGTTTATGCAAGCATGGAAAGCTTTATGTGGAGCAAATCAAGGGAATCCAACGCTTGTAGTGCCAGATGGACATTCATATTTTATacgtgaaataatttttaaaggACCTTGCAAATCTCAAAATCTTCATATTCAG ATTAATGGAAAAATAGTAGCACCTCATAGAGATACATGGGGTACATGTTCAAAAAGGTggctttatttttttaatgtacatGGTATGACTGTTGATGGATCAGGAGTGATCGATGGTCAGGGTGATGCTTGGTGGAGCAAT CTTAATGGAACCAAAGGATGTACGGGAACACCTCCTACG GCTTTACTATTTGAAAGGTGTGACGGGCTTCAATTAAGCGGACTCACGCATATAAATGGACCAGGAATGCACATCTATGTAGTTCATAGTCAAGATGTAACAATCTCAAATATTAACGTAAAATCACCGAAAGATAGTCACAATACAGATGGAATTGATCTCTCAAACTCAGTTAGGGTTAATGTTCATAACTCCATGATAGAAAGCg GTGATGATTGCATTGCTATTAAAGGTGGATCACAATTCATCAATATCACTCAAGTTACATGTGGACCTGGGACTCATGGTATTAG TGTGGGGAGTCTAGGGGGTGGTGGAGCTACGGAATTTGCTGAACATATAACTGTCAAGAATTGCACATTCAATGGAGCTGATAGTGCAGTCAGAATCAAGACATGGCCA GGTGGAAAAGGATATGTCAAAGATATCATTTATGATCAAATCATAGTCAATCAAATAAACAACCCTATAGCAATTGATCAACATTACATGAGAACTCCAGAAAAG AGTCAAGCACTAAAAATTAGTGATGTAACAATTAGTAATATCTATGGAACATGCAGTGGTGATCATGCTATTGCACTAGATTGTGCCAAGATAGGGTGTGACAATATTACCTTGCAAGATATCAAAATTACCTCAGTTGATCCAAAGAAACCAAGTTCTGCAATATGCAATAATGTTCAATTGAAATCAAATAATGTTTCACCTGCTTTGATTTGTCTACATTAG
- the LOC123893836 gene encoding probable polygalacturonase At3g15720 translates to MQDLLPIVLLIFSIVFCNSWVGFGQNTFNVLQYGAKGDGTSDDTQAFMQAWKALCGANQGNPTLVVPDGHSYFVREIIFKGPCKSQNLHIQINGKIVAPHRDTWGTCSKRWLYFLNVHGMTVDGSGVIDGQGDAWWSNLNGTKGCTGTPPTALLFERCDGLQLSGLTHINGPGMHIYVVHSQDVTISNINVKSPKDSHNTDGIDLSNSVRVNVHNSIIESGDDCIAIKGGSQFINITQVTCGPGTHGISVGSLGGGGATEFAEHITVKNCTFNGADSAVRIKTWPGGKGYVKDIIYDQIIVNQINNPIAIDQHYMRTPEKSQALKISDVTISNIYGTCSGDHAIALDCAKIGCDNITLQDIKITSVDPKKPSSAICNNVQLKSNNVSPALICLH, encoded by the exons ATGCAGGACTTGCTTCCAATTGTTCTTTTGATATTTTCTATTGTATTTTGCAATTCATGGGTTGGATTTGGTCAAAATACATTTAACGTACTTCAATATGGTGCCAAAGGAGATGGCACTTCTGATGATACACAA GCGTTTATGCAAGCATGGAAAGCTTTATGTGGAGCAAATCAAGGGAATCCAACACTTGTGGTGCCAGATGGACATTCATATTTTGTgcgtgaaataatttttaaaggACCTTGCAAATCTCAAAATCTTCATATTCAG ATTAATGGAAAAATAGTAGCACCTCATAGAGATACATGGGGTACATGTTCAAAAAGGTGGCTTTATTTTTTGAATGTACATGGTATGACTGTTGATGGATCAGGAGTGATCGATGGTCAGGGTGATGCTTGGTGGAGCAAT CTTAATGGAACCAAAGGATGTACGGGGACACCTCCTACG GCTTTACTATTTGAAAGGTGTGACGGACTTCAATTAAGTGGACTCACGCATATAAATGGACCAGGAATGCACATCTATGTAGTTCATAGTCAAGATGTAACAATCTCAAATATTAACGTAAAATCACCGAAAGATAGTCACAATACAGATGGAATTGATCTCTCAAATTCAGTTCGGGTTAATGTTCATAACTCCATAATAGAAAGCG GTGATGATTGCATTGCTATTAAAGGTGGATCACAATTCATCAATATCACTCAAGTTACATGTGGACCTGGGACTCACGGTATTAG TGTGGGGAGTCTAGGGGGTGGTGGAGCTACGGAATTTGCTGAACATATAACTGTCAAGAATTGCACATTCAATGGAGCTGATAGTGCAGTCAGAATCAAGACATGGCCA GGTGGAAAAGGATATGTCAAAGATATCATTTATGATCAAATCATAGTCAATCAAATAAACAACCCTATAGCAATTGATCAACATTACATGAGAACTCCAGAAAAG AGTCAAGCACTAAAAATTAGTGATGTAACAATTAGTAATATCTATGGAACATGCAGTGGTGATCATGCTATTGCACTAGATTGTGCCAAGATAGGGTGTGACAATATTACCTTGCAAGATATCAAAATTACCTCAGTTGATCCAAAGAAACCAAGTTCTGCAATATGCAATAATGTTCAATTGAAATCAAATAATGTTTCACCTGCTTTGATTTGTCTACATTAG
- the LOC123915149 gene encoding DEAD-box ATP-dependent RNA helicase 15: MGETKEEAYEEELLDYEEEDDKAPDSVGTKVNGESGKKGYVGIHSSGFRDFLLKPELLRAIVDSGFEHPSEVQHECIPQAILGMDVLCQAKSGMGKTAVFVLSTLQQIDPVPGQVSALVLCHTRELAYQICHEFERFSTYLPDLKVAVFYGGVNIKVHKDLLKNECPHIVVGTPGRILALARDKDLSLKNVRHFILDECDKMLESLDMRKDVQDIFKMTPHDKQVMMFSATLSKEIRPVCKKFMQDPMEIYVDDEAKLTLHGLVQHYIKLKEEEKNRKLNDLLDALDFNQVVIFVKSVSRAAELDKLLVECNFPSICIHSGMSQEERLKRYKGFKEGHTRILVATDLVGRGIDIERVNIVINYDMPDSADTYLHRVGRAGRFGTKGLAITFVSCSSDVDVLNNVQSRFEVDIKQLPEQIDTSTYMPS; encoded by the exons ATGGGTGAAACAAAGGAAGAAGCATACGAGGAAGAACTTCTTGATTACGAAGAGGAAGATGATAAAGCTCCTGATTCCGTTGGAACTAAAGTTAATGGTGAATCTGGGAAGAA GGGCTATGTTGGGATCCACAGTTCAGGATTCAGAGACTTTCTTCTAAAGCCAGAGCTTCTTCGGGCTATTGTGGACTCAGGATTTGAGCATCCTTCTGAAG TGCAACACGAGTGCATACCTCAAGCAATTCTTGGAATGGATGTATTATGCCAAGCAAAGTCTGGAATGGGAAAAACTGCTGTTTTTGTTCTATCAACTTTGCAGCAGATTGATCCTGTTCCAGGCCAAGTTTCTGCTCTTGTTCTGTGTCATACAAGGGAATTAGCATACCAG ATATGCCATGAGTTTGAAAGGTTCAGCACCTACTTGCCTGATCTCAAGGTTGCTGTCTTTTATGGTGGTGTCAACATTAAAGTTCACAAGGATCTGCTGAAAAATGAATGCCCTCATATTGTCGTTGGTACACCTGGAAGAATACTAGCATTGGCCAGGGATAAGGACCTTTCTTTGAAGAATGTTAGGCATTTCATTTTGGATGAATGCGACAAGATGCTGGAATCACTGG ACATGAGGAAAGATGTGCAAGATATTTTCAAGATGACTCCCCACGATAAGCAAGTTATGATGTTTTCTGCAACACTCAGCAAGGAAATTCGCCCAGTCTGCAAGAAGTTTATGCAAGAT CCAATggaaatttatgttgatgacgaAGCAAAGTTGACCCTTCATGGTCTTGTTCAG CACTACATCAAATTGAAGGAGGAGGAGAAGAACCGAAAGTTGAATGATCTTCTTGATGCACTGGACTTCAATCAAGTTGTGATCTTTGTGAAAAGTGTCAGCAGAGCAGCTGAGCTGGACAAACTACTTGTGGAATGCAATTTTCCATCCATATGCATTCATTCTGGAATGTCCCAGGAAGAAAG GTTGAAGCGGTATAAAGGTTTTAAGGAGGGCCATACAAGAATTCTTGTAGCAACAGATTTAGTTGGCAGGGGAATTGACATTGAACGTGTGAATATAGTGATAAACTATGACATGCCTGACTCTGCAGACACATACTTGCACAGG GTTGGCCGAGCTGGAAGGTTTGGCACCAAAGGCCTTGCAAttacatttgtttcatgttCAAGCGATGTTGATGTTCTCAATAAT GTTCAGTCCCGGTTTGAGGTGGATATAAAACAGCTTCCTGAGCAGATTGATACATCTACCTACA TGCCATCATAA